ACAGTTAAACATTAAAGCGGCCTATAAGCGAGATCACCTCGGCCTGAGGACACAGCGGAGCCACAACCCACACGGCTCGCTtctaaaacaattaaaacacggCGGGATTATCACTTAAAAGTTCACAAAGCCGGAAGAGCGAGATCCGCTGGCGCCATGAAACGTGGACGAGACGAGACGGCGTGAGGGTCTCGTAGTCGTCGTGTTCTTTGAAGACTTTTCAGTGAATGAAGAGCGCGCTAATCAAGAGTGGCGAAGACGCAGGTACGTACTCTTCATCGCAGCACCGGGGGTCTTCTCGGTGTACTGAACGGGCCCCTGGCTGGCAGCTGGCTCCCCGTCGTCCCCCAGCTtctgctccacctgctgccATGctgcaaacaaaacacacacacacacacacacgctcaattAACTTCAAAGAACACTCatcacctcagagccgctggtGAAGTCACACGCCAACGTTTCTTTCCTGTCCGTCTACGTTTCTCAGCTCGGCCCTGAAGCGAAAACATTCCCGTCTCAAACAGAAGCAGCTGTTGACTTTGAAGAGAACATCTGCAGAGCGCCGCCCACCGGAGGACCCCCATCCAGAGCTGGAGGAGACTGAACCGCTCcatgtttttggggttttctatTTGCTCAGGGTGACGGTTGTTCCTGGTGTTCCTCCGGATCAGCCTCGAGGTTTTGGCGTTATTAAAATCGACGGCTCTGCAGTTCGCCTTCTACAAACGTTCAGCAACCGATTATAAACTCACCGTTTGTGCAGCCCGGAGAACGTAAAGACCAACGTGTGGGCGCAGCGCTCCAATTGGGCCGGAGCCAACGTATACATGACATTCAGCTTTCATCCTGAGGGACCAACACCTCATGCGAGTCACACACCGGCGACACGGCTACATGGTGAAGTGGCTTGCTTAAGGACACAttaactagggcggggattcaACCGCCAACGCCCCGATCGAAAGACTGACCTGCTAACCGCTCACACAGTCGCTCTAgatcaggggtcaggaacctttttgactgggagagccataaaagccaaatataattcattgagagccatatagtatttttaacggataataaatcaaatatgtctcgcttttaatgcgacttctggtgctgcatgatgctacggtgggggggggggggggggggagtgcggGGGACTTTTTCTTTGGTCCgctccgatgcgcgcacacgcagGCATCGgatctctgcggcgcgcgagacggcgagccgagaagtgttaccgcgacacgtagagacagaaatgacatgctggtgtgtcgagatgatcaataacagacgtttagttaaataaaagaacaaagacgtctttaagaaaaggacctgacattactgctgctgtaatctggcgcgatagagaaaattacaggggggcgggcggagatttttatttatttttttaactcaaaattgtctgcgagccatatgccgtcaccggaagagccataggttcccgacccctgctctatGTACTTAAACATTTAACTCGTTGGCTGACCGCGACACACCGGCACTTCTCACAAGATTCTGGGGCTCATTTCTGCCTCTACATCAGGTTCTCTGGGttattcataattaaatgaattagAATTCATAATATTGGGCAAcacccaattttttttaaaggtaaaagCACCCTTCAAAATGTCTTAAAGGAGGAGCCCCCAATCCCAATATCTCTAGTATCCTTTATTgaatgtatcccccccccccggtgtccAGGTCTCCACCCTCATGACGTCTCACCTTCATACACAAATCGGACGTTGTCCTCGTGAGCGGGGGGGAACCCCTCGGCGGGGCCGGCGGCCTTCTGCGTGTCCGCACCGTGGTAACGCTTCCCATTCAGACGGTTGAAGACGATCTTCGGGGGCGGAGAGCTGCGGAGATTTGACGGAGACGATTAAAGAACGCTcggggacaacacacacacatgatgctggctgcttctgattggtcagaggaGTTTCATCCCAAAAAAAGAGGTCAGATAAATTGATGAGTCAAACGAGACATTAGTTTGGTTTCATTGACACTAAAAATTAccaaatgttactttctttatttctaTAACGTCAATCAACAACTCCAGCATGCAACTCTCAAGATGCTTTTTCTAGTTGCAATGCATTCTGGTTGATGGAGTTTTTCAGCTGGAACACACATCACCAGTTGCTTTCGCTTCTTCCAGAATGGGTTTACCCCATTAACCTACATATAGATAGAAGATATAAAAGTATAAAGatataaagtataaataaaagCTCTTACATTTATAGAGCCAACAACTCAAATTGTAGTACTTGATACTTTTACTGCCGTCAAATTCACCGGAAACACTCAGTTACCAGTTTATAACACCTCATAATAAAAAACTAATACCACTCTGCAAAAACATCCTAGTCACGAGCAAGTCAGCGCATCTTTAGGTGATATCGGTATTTCCGAGCACCTGAAGGCAGCTCAAGACCCAAGAGTTGTTTACAAAGCAACAGGCGCGCAGGTGATCATAAATGATCttacagaaataaaaaaataaacagttcCAAAACAACACTCACTTCGATAAGAGCCACGACGTCGGCTTGAGCTTCAAGTCGCTGAATTTGCTCTCGACTTGTTGTGTGGGACCTGAGGGACACAAACAG
The nucleotide sequence above comes from Pseudoliparis swirei isolate HS2019 ecotype Mariana Trench chromosome 24, NWPU_hadal_v1, whole genome shotgun sequence. Encoded proteins:
- the mcrip2 gene encoding MAPK regulated corepressor interacting protein 2, with the translated sequence MMYTITRGPSKLVTQRRTGPTQQVESKFSDLKLKPTSWLLSNSPPPKIVFNRLNGKRYHGADTQKAAGPAEGFPPAHEDNVRFVYEAWQQVEQKLGDDGEPAASQGPVQYTEKTPGAAMKNFVPIDLEEWWAQRFLANIANLC